The following is a genomic window from Actinomadura sp. WMMB 499.
GTGAAGCGCTGGCGCGACACCGCCACCCCCATGGCGGTGCTCCTGTCGAGCGTCGGCGTGGAGGTGGCGGGCGTCCCCCGGCTGGCGTGAGCGGTCAGTAGGTGCTGACGGCGCTTCCGCCCGCCGCCGCCGCGATGACGACGATGTAGAAGATCCAGATCGCCGCCCAGAGCGCGGTGACGATGTACCCCATGACGAGGCCCGCCGTGGCCATGCCGGAGCCGCCCTCGCCCGTCCGGCGGATCTGGGACTGCGCGACGTGCCCGAAGATGATCGCCAGGATGGACGTGAACCCGCAGAACACGATCCCGATCAGCCCGCACACCATCGCCGCGGTCGCCATGCCGTTGGTCGGGGGAGCCGGCGGCGGCCCGTAGTGGTGGTGCTGGACGGCGGGCTGGGGGGCGTACGGGTCCTGCGATCCGTAGCCGTAGGGGTCGTAAGGGGGCTGGGCCATGGGTTCCCCGTTCGGTTCGCGCGCCCGCCGGCGAGATCGCGCGTGCGCTGAGGGCTGGGTACCGGATGATGACAGTGTGACCCGGAACCGGAGCACGGCGCCATCCTGCGTTTCGAGCGGTTAGACGCGGCTCACGCCGTCCGGGTTCCCGCGATCTTCGCACGGACGGCCGGCGGGCCGGAACCGGCCGTCAGTCGAGGTTCTCGCGCAGCCACGCGATGTCGTCGGCCTGCCCGGCGCCCGGCGTCTCCACCACGACCGGCGCGCCCGCCGCCCGCACCACGCCGAGGATGAGGTCGGTGTCGATGCTGCCCTTGCCGAGGTTGGCGTGCCGGTCGGCGCCGGACCCGAACGCGTCCCGGCTGTCGTTGCAGTGCACGAGGTCGATGCGTCCGGTGATGGCCTTGATCCGGTCGACGGCGTCGATGAGCGCCTCGCCCGCCGCGTGCGCGTGGCAGGTGTCGAGGCAGAACCCGAGCTTGGACTCCAGCGAGGGGACGCCCGACAGCACCTCCCAGAGCCGGGCGATCCGGTCGAACTTGCGCGCCATCGCGTTGCCGCCGCCCGCGGTGTTCTCGATGTAGACCGGGATCGGGCACTCGACGCGCTCGAACACCTTGCGCCAGTTCTCGAAGCCGGTCTCCGGGTCGTCGTCCTTCAGCACGTGCCCGCCGTGCACGATCAGCGCCTTCGCGCCGATGGACGCCGCCGCCTCCAGTTGCTGCGTGAGGTTCTTGCGGCTCGGGATCCGGATCCGGTTGTTGGACGTCGCCACGTTGATCGTGTACGGGGCGTGCACGAACACGTCGACGCCGGACCCGGCCAGCGCCTCGACGCCCTCGGGCAGGACGGGCTTCTTCCACCCCTGCGGGTCGCCCAGGAAGAACTGCACGACGTCTGCGCCGACGGCGCGGGCGTTGTCCAGCGGGTTGGTCTGGTCGACGTGGGCTCCGATGCGCATGCCACCGAGGTTAGCCGCGGGGGACGACAGCGTGGTGCGACTTCGCGCACGGTTCGCGCGCGGTCCGTGCACGGTCCGGAGCCCGGAACCCGCTCCCCGGCGGGCACGCGCCGGGGAGCGGGGCCGCGGGACGGATCGGGCGGATCCGGGGTCAGACCGAGAAACCGCCGTGGCTCAGCGCGAACGCGCCGCCGAGGAACGCGGCGACCATGCCGATGACGTTGAGCCACCGCTGGTTGATCGTCCCCGAGATCATCTGGGAGTAGAGCGCGAGCGGGAGGCCGATGACGGCCGCGATCGCGCCGGGGAGGTGGGTCGACGGGATCCAGCCCAGGATGAGGGCGGCGATCCCGATCGTGATGGAGGCCGCGGCGAGTACGTTGCCCGTCGCGTGCGATTCGGTCTGGGCGTCGGGACGGGCGGCCACTCCCTGCCTGCTCCCGGCTGCCTCCTGTGGCATCGGACCTCCTCGTGGTAGGTCACCCGTGGTGTGTCACCGCTCGGCCGCCGGGCGGTCGACCGGGCGGACGGTGATCTAAGGGTTCCCGGGACGGATGAGGATCAACCTGCGAGCCCGGGCGGAAAATGTCGGCGGCACCCGGTACGGTCGAACACGGATTCGAAAACGAGTCGAGGCCGCCCCGGGGGGAAGCGGGGAGAAGGCGGAGGCGAGGCAATGGAGCACAGCGAGCTGGCGCTGATCGGGGACGTGGAGTTGGTGGAGGAGTTGACGCTGCTCACGACGCAGACCGCCCGGATGCGCGCCCGCATGACCGACATCATGACCGAGCTGGAACGGCGGCGCTGCGCGAAGGCGTCCCGTCCGGCCCCGCGTCCCGGTGCCCGCCAGGGCGCCCGTCCGGGCGCGTGGCACTG
Proteins encoded in this region:
- a CDS encoding DUF4190 domain-containing protein, with product MAQPPYDPYGYGSQDPYAPQPAVQHHHYGPPPAPPTNGMATAAMVCGLIGIVFCGFTSILAIIFGHVAQSQIRRTGEGGSGMATAGLVMGYIVTALWAAIWIFYIVVIAAAAGGSAVSTY
- a CDS encoding deoxyribonuclease IV, producing MRIGAHVDQTNPLDNARAVGADVVQFFLGDPQGWKKPVLPEGVEALAGSGVDVFVHAPYTINVATSNNRIRIPSRKNLTQQLEAAASIGAKALIVHGGHVLKDDDPETGFENWRKVFERVECPIPVYIENTAGGGNAMARKFDRIARLWEVLSGVPSLESKLGFCLDTCHAHAAGEALIDAVDRIKAITGRIDLVHCNDSRDAFGSGADRHANLGKGSIDTDLILGVVRAAGAPVVVETPGAGQADDIAWLRENLD